The sequence AAAGTTTCACATTATACCCAAAGCGAGTCCTCCGAAGAATCGCATGAACTGGAAAAAAGTATAATATTGATAAACCTAGATAACACACTAGAGCCCCCTGCAAATGAGCATGCAACTGTGACTGAACTTATcaccaatgataataaaaatatgcatGGCAGTGAAAAACTATCTTTCAGCGCGTCCTTTGATGATTCTTTAGGAGTAATTGAGTTGTCGGATGATGAGTCAGATGAAACGGGcggaaatttaaacaaaagtgtcTTTATTAAAGAGGAGAAAGAACAACAACAGAAGGAAATTGCAATAGAGCCAATAGCACGAAATGCGGAAAGCATGCTCCGTAATTACCATAACAAAAGTTATATTGACTTTGAAGAATCAtttgaaaatgataaagaaaatcgtAGTTTGTTCAATGAGAGTACCGAAAAATCATTGCACTTTAATGATACCATGGAAGAAGTTGAGTACATGATGAAAAAAGGTATTCAGTATATGCAAGCCGCTGAACCTACAACAAAACTGGGTAATCTATCGCCAACCGTAAACGAAACCCAAATGGTGGTGAAACCATTACAGGAACGTGAAAACACATTTACGTATTCGccgaaaaaagcaaaaagcaactGTGGCTCGCCAGCTAAAAAGTTTATCCATATCTCATTAAAGatgttgatgttgtagcgataaagacactcgaaggttttagggagtgtttccgttttttcgttaatatcttttgaacgagttaaaatttttattctccgccttcgtattattaatactgatgtcaggacgcgtcgtttgacacctctcgatatttttggcagtcgacccctcaactagactattaccattaaTAATTCGGTAATAATGAAGATTTCAGGATGATTGGCATATTGGAGCAAATAACTATTGCTTGGCTACTGACTGCAGCCGCCGCCTTGTGGTTTATCAGGTAATCATGAATACgcacattttaaatatttaaaaataagctGTATGAACTAATACCATTTGTCTCTGTGTAGATCCTATATGCAAGGTGGGAAGTATCGAAAGAGTACGACGGCGTTAGGGAAAGTTGTTCTTATTACTAGAGCAAATACCAGCATAGGAAAGGAGACAGCCCGGGAACTAGCTAAACGTGGAGCCACAATTTATATGGCGTGTCGTGACATGGAAAAATGTGAAAAggtatcaacaaaaataaaccAGATAAtaattgttatacaaattttggtaattctttactttagctcacaactgtcaaaaatatcgggagagggttcaaaagacgcgttttgatccctggaccacgaatccgagagcggaaattaagaatttaatttctgtcacaagatatttcaaaaaaaccgCAAAATGGCCACGGAGCGTTCCGCAACcggaggtgggatccatagtatttttgtgcagaacacctttctgcattggcgcccttcggccgcgcttataaaaaattaccctgggtgggtccaacacccgTTTGGAGAcccaaactatatccgcgcaaaacacttttacccacagtttttcttgtgggtaccacaaaatcatcaaaattacaataaccacatgaaaatttttaattttgtttgcaaatatctccgaaacgaaataaaatttccaatttccaatttccgctttcagattcgtgatcctgggtcttttgacacctctcccgatatttttagacgagttttagcagttgtgagctaaagtaaagaattacccaaaTTTTTTATTATGATGTCATGGATGATGTCATACTGTCGACGTCGGGGTTAAAGCTGCTGACTGCGTTTTTTACGTAACGTGCCGGATccatatcgataacactcgcccAAACCTTTGGGGGTGTCTttaccgttaatacaacaacaacctcaaataaagccgtaacatccgtgatcgttgGACTGTTACGTAAAAATATGGGCTCGCATAataacatatcgctcatttacttcaatagtaaaaacacaattttccaggagagccattcaaagattttaactgccatatgttgcccatataaaggcttattttcattgttatagcacgtggtaaagttttaactgatcacaaagatttttttatacaacatagattatGATATTGGGtatgtttatatgttattaactcaaaagtcatgttttttgagttatgacactattgaagtaaatgagcgatatgtacgtGCTCCTACTACTTTGTTCGTGTTCGGCACGATGTGAACGTGTGATTGAAGGTAATTTTCTTTATCGTATTCTATCGGTGACTATTCGGCCCCTTAACGCATGACACACATCAGGACTTAACAAAAATATTCTTACCTTTTTCCTCTccattttcttaactttttaaaTGAATAGATTTCTTAACTCATGTAAGAAGGCCTTCAAATCAGGCATTTGCACTCCTTATcatattagactaacaaagttgctcttGCCTCTGAAGAAAGAAGACTTGAGGCTCATGAGGCGAGTGTTTACGAGGACATTCCCTCCGGGGGTTTCATGCTTAGTGCATGCGTTCGTTTCTTGCGCGCGCGTAGCTAAGGCTCCGTTCCCTCGAGGAAGCATAGTTATCAGACGTAGAGGCAGGATTTTAGTTGTTACcttgaaaacttctagtatttgccaatcgggcttttccgtttggtcatcacaccgattctggtaacattacggacaCATACACCCTATATGAAGTGCTTTGACCGGCCAGCTCAAGTAAACCGTTTACATTATGGCTCGTCAAGAACTAATTAAAATTATGTAGAAAAGCAattcatctgaaatgaaatgtacaattgaagctcatgttcggttacacccgaacttagacacccttacttgttctaCCTGTTTCAGAAGTTATTTTATTCTTGACTTACATTATTGGGCGCTAAAATAAAGAATTACCTTTATATGTTAATTGCCTGATTAAGAGAAtgcgagaggtacacatgatctACCCGCAGGAAAGGCGCGGAtccaagcacggggctgtaaagtgtcgaagattatgtgtaggtcttacaaccttagacaaacaaagttgcttatatcattaaaaagggacgcctgtagactcatgactggtattctgactggtcactgctttctggcgtcacatgcctttaaattaggcttggtcagtgctagcagatgtaggaagtgcgggtaggaggaggaaatgattgaacacgttttgtgcttgtaccctgcgcttgtcaggctaaaaTCCCAGCTATTAAGAGTTATACAGCTGTTAGATATAAAAGCAACAAGTGGTATaaatcctagaaaacttctagtatttgccaagaggacggagttgttttataacataggtcctggtttttgataggatttttcaatttggtcgtaaaataaacttctggtagcacAACTGACTAATTCTGCCTATGTGAGGTCCGCCTGCAaaatcacaattaaatccatGCAAAAACTCTTTATACACAAAATGTTTTCCtgtgtacaacaacattacaacaaccacaaaattgtctgtcttcagattattgtttgtggaggtcaatacgcgtcgtttgacaccactCCCGATATTTTTCAGAATTTCAAAACGCCAtatctgagcataaattcaatacatttttacGTGAGATAATAAATTATAtacttgttttactttattaTCTATATAATATACAGGCACCTTCGAATGCATCGTCTCAATAACTGTGAAGATAAGCCTTACGTATGTCCCTACTGTCCACTGAGATATACTAACAATCCTGCCCTGGTCAAACACAAAGAAACTCATGAAGGGATCAAGCGACAACCGTGCGATATTTGTGGTAAAAATATTGTGGTATTGCATTTAAAAACACACAAACCAATTCATAGTAATGAAAAGCCGcataaatgtaaatttttgtaaaaggcGGTAAGTTATAATACCGACATCATCTTAACGTACCTTAATTTATTTCAACTTTTCATTTTGGTTCCGTTAAAAAGCTTTACCTACGCTCTAAATCTACGCCGTCATATACGTACTCATACCAGTGGAAAACCATACAAATGCGGATACTGCGAATGCACCTTTGCTGTAAGCGGTCCAGTGCTGTCGCATTTACGTACACATctgggcaaaaatattcatagatGTGAGTTTTGCCCATCAACTTTTCCTCACTTTACGGAGTTACGTACGCATTTAACTACGCACAAAGACAAAGATCCAGAAACGCGGGAGCGAAATATGACAGCCTTAAAGGAGGAGGAGgctaaattaaagcaaaatttggCCACTAAAATTCAGCAGCCGCCAAAACCCAAACGAAAATATACGTGCAATTTCTGCAACAAGGGTAAAGGTTTATAAGACAGTGTGATTGTAAATGATATTAATTTTACTGATCGTTAATTCACAGATTTTACAGCTTCATCTAAGCTAAAGCGCCATATACGTATGCATACCGGCGAGCGACCATACTCGTGCTCAGAGTGTGGGAAATCATTCTCATTGAAATCGTAAGAATATACAATAGGGTTCAGCGTTTGAACGGCCggcagttaaaaatggatttattttaaaagttaataaaaaaaacttatatctAAACATTCCGTAAAACGAAAGACACAAAAACAAAAGCTCAGTAAAAATGGGACAACTAAATAAAACCTTATATCCATATCGCccgctgattggaatatcacccggttgttgttgtagcagttaggtggggcgaagcactgctacaacaatatcaccCGGTCTCGGGTGCCGTTTCGAAAAGCACCTTTCTCAGAAAACATTTGAATAACCCCGTATATTATAAAAGCCCTAtcacagaattcggttgaagaatgccctaactcagatttggcttcaaaaatgaccgatctgagctcaaatacaacacattttgacaatagctggagtgtttatgaaacaaattctaagatagggcgaattctgagaaaggaagtttttgaaacggcagccgagatttggtgatattccactcagcagccgatatgaatatatggtaagtctcatttttaccgacctttcatttcctttcctttttaaaaatatgCTTAACaaatatgttgaactttagctggctcgaggtcaataaaactacgttgaataaaaccacaggttttttaattaatttattccaatatatttcggttattccgcgataaccgttctcaaggatctgtgtataaatgtgatataaacaattttcttattaccaaaaacagtcaaaacataaacaatatttgtatatatgtacatacatttcttttcacgtctttataacttgacgcggagcttaacactgtctatttgatcgttagtaaatgacgaaacaagtgagcaacgccatcggtatccgttttgtagtttagccgaatgtctggtggagtgttaattacttacttacttacttacttaattggcgcttaaccgtctaaacggttatggccgaaaaataaatgtaaggcgcgataacctccgaagagatctaaggccgagcttctcttccaatttgcgtcgtgctcctctcgatttttccctacaaattggccggacgggacctacatgttttatgccgactccgaacggcatctgcaaggcagatgagttttcactgagagcttttcatggcagaaatacaatcggagcgcttgccagacactgccgaggggcgaccccgcttagaagaatttTCTAAATTTGTTGGTATGCTGGTAGCATTAGACATAATTCGAGAAAAATGGGCGGTTCTAAAAGAACACAAATATACCCAAACAAATTTTCATGgaaatacttaaattttgcattgaagaaactagATACTTCAAATTTAATGACACGGTATATacacaattgaaaggaatgccaatgggatcccCGGCATCCCCAGTCATAGCGGATATCATAATGGAAGAATTGCTCAACAAAACGATGGAAAAGCTAAGCCGTAAACCAAGAATATTAACCAAATATGTCGATGATTTATTTGCGATCATACGGGAGGATGAAGTACAAAATACGCTAAACATATTAAATTCGTTtgacagaaatattaaattcacgatAGAACTTGAAGAAGAAAACTCACTGCCGTACCTTGACTCTATTATAATCCGCAGAGGAAATCAGCTAAAactaaagtggtatagaaaagcaacagcatccagacgaatcatcaactttcattcgaaacatcccaaaacgatgataataaatacagcaatgggctgtatacgacgtatgttgcagataacagacgaagtttaccacaatgagattaaaaagaagcaaaattactgttaaaagacaacgaatttccggaaaacatgataaaacactattaaaaagagccaaatttacaaaaaatcaacaagaccgtgaaacccataaaaaaattttcaaatccgtcacttatgtacctcatttatcagaacgactagcgaagtcagattgttatgataaagaaaaagtaagaatagcccataagccaaccaacactctgaaaaccatgttcaacaaaactaagtcaaaaatacctcaattagaaaaaagtaatgtaatttataaaattccatgtaacggcaataaccaagaaccttgcaaaagtatgtatattggcacaacgaaatcaaagttaaaaaccagactagcacaacacaaatgcgacgttaaacagtgccatcattcaaatacacaaaaaactgcacttatggcacactgtgcaagtagcggccactcccccaacttcgaaaaagtaacaatattacaacaagaacaacactacaacaaacgatttacactagaaatgttacatataattaacactccaccagacattcggttaaactacaaaacggataccgatggcgttgctcatttactaacgatcaaatagacagtgttaagctccgcgtcaagttataaagacgtgaaaagaaatgtatgtacatatatacaaatattgtttatgttttgactgtttttggtaataagaaaattgtttatatcacatttatacacagatccttgagaacggttatcgcggaataaccgaaatatattggaataaattagttaaaaaacctgtggttttattcaacgtagttttattgacctcgagccagctaaagttcaacatatttacatataaaaaggtcgctaaaaacattcacttaacaaaacttttttcttttaatgcaaagaaagttgaaagtgaacgtggataaaaccaaaagtatgatattttgcaaaaatcaaagcattatgggtgccaataaccttagcaatattactctgaagataagaaatgttgaaattcagcaagtagacaagatcaaatacctaggagtctggatcgacaaaaaccttagatttggagaacacataagttatttagaaaacaaaattgcaaaaaaaattggttttatgtacagaacttgtaaatatattagtcaacgacacaaattattagtgtatcgatcaattattgaaccgcactttatctattgtccaacaatcctgctattagcaaatgacacacaaataaaaaaactgcagatacaacaaaacaaggcaatgcgattaattttaaaatgttcgcttagaacaccaaaaactacaatgctaaatatgttaaactggctcagtgtaaaacagtcgatatattatttcacattgaaatttatacatcatatgaaattaggaataacaccgaattatctcaacgggagaatacattttaatcatgaaatacataactatggaactagaagcagcggaaatataagactgcctagagtaagaacggagttcgcgaagaagactttagaatatataggttataaaatgtacaatgaattaccaaatgcgataaaagactgtgaaaatgttaataagtttaaagcaaaattatttttatactgtaagtcattaagcatgtaatgtatacaatttatttatatatatatatattttttttttaccttgaactaggtcttaaagaccgtaaataaataaattattattattattattattattcttaaaatgaatccataagcactgtaacgttaacaactttttcatacttgttttctgatttttattgagagtggcgattttaatattagaacggctaatttagacaattaaaataacaaaaattactacAAAGCCAAATTTTAGTGAGGACCTCTAGTTtaccataaaaatattaaaattaaaagtccCCATCTATCCTATtcgagctaaaaaaaaaattactcgagCCTTAATAGCACCGCAGAAAAATTCCTCCGATTCTTTTCTCCgagagagaacaataattggggaataggaatttcgaatcttcgaagtcagctgatttgccaattgaaattttgttgcgcatttctatttttgttaacaaattaaaagtttagttattgttgcgaatttgtttaaaattgagaaaaaaatataagcaaagcaacagggagcaacaaacgaatgatgcaaccatctttcacacgttgttattgtagcagtgcttcgccccatccaataggttcgaccgatcagaaattatcatcaatatcctctaacgggagtccaaggaaacttgctgtttcgacaggggggaccataatgaaaggggtgttagaggcgttggttccacattacaattaaagagatggttggtgtcatgtggggacacattgcaagcggggcatacattttgtatgtcggggttgattctggataggtaagagtttaacctgttacagtatccagaacgaagttgagctagagtgactcgcttttctctggggagtatgcgttcctcttccgcgaggtttggatacttttctttgagtactggattcaccgggcaat is a genomic window of Eurosta solidaginis isolate ZX-2024a chromosome 4, ASM4086904v1, whole genome shotgun sequence containing:
- the LOC137250243 gene encoding uncharacterized protein isoform X1 translates to MWINTKVTLLLELQEIDEEAQSLQRLLHDLCVQEQHQLDNETPLKSIDVTLLEDIEAPSKMWDSTIVGDTTLQTSPLKMVRLLRPSTILEENCEDQSNSSLGGDDASSHISFQSAQKGSETSATTSFYETAHDTTGTSVPRKVSHYTQSESSEESHELEKSIILINLDNTLEPPANEHATVTELITNDNKNMHGSEKLSFSASFDDSLGVIELSDDESDETGGNLNKSVFIKEEKEQQQKEIAIEPIARNAESMLRNYHNKSYIDFEESFENDKENRSLFNESTEKSLHFNDTMEEVEYMMKKGIQYMQAAEPTTKLGNLSPTVNETQMVVKPLQERENTFTYSPKKAKSNCGSPAKKFIHISLKMLML
- the LOC137250243 gene encoding zinc finger protein 1 homolog isoform X2 produces the protein MKSRINVNFCKRRFTYALNLRRHIRTHTSGKPYKCGYCECTFAVSGPVLSHLRTHLGKNIHRCEFCPSTFPHFTELRTHLTTHKDKDPETRERNMTALKEEEAKLKQNLATKIQQPPKPKRKYTCNFCNKDFTASSKLKRHIRMHTGERPYSCSECGKSFSLKSSISVLAFAFSPSITVTRRKKSMRVNRNISWSSVSSIAL